The genomic region CGCGGACGCACGCGCGGCCACACAGACGCGACGTGCGTTCGCCTCCTGGCTGGGACACTTCTTCGATCTCGATGCCGCGCGGTTCAACGACCTCGTCCTGGCCGTCTATGAGGCGCTCGCCAACAGTGCCGAATTCGCGTACGTGGGCACGGACGGCGCGGGCACCATGGACATCCAGGCGCGCTATGACCCGGCGAAGTTCAAGCTGGTCGTCACCGTGTCCGACCACGGCGCGTGGCGCAGTACGCAATCACCTCGAAGTCTCAGTCGCGGGCGGGGCCTTCCGCTGATCGCGGCGCTATCGGACCACGCGTCGATCGATACCACCGACGAGGGCACCCGCGTCCACATGGAGTGGAGCGACGTGGGTCTCCGCGCCGCCAGCTAGGCGCCCGAGTAGACACCCCTGCCGGTGACCAGCGGCAGATCAAGGGTGGTGCGGATACCGGGCGCGGCGGCGATGACGTCCGGAATCGCGTTCACGATCCGTCCCGCAGCAGCAAGGATCGCCGCGTAGTTGTGGTCGCCGTTGCGACTGGTTGGGCAGACGTCCACCACGTACGACGGTTCACCGACGATCTCGACGCGGTAGGAGCCACCCTCCTGCGCCGGCTGGGCCCAGTCTGGGCGGAGGTCACCGCGCAGGCGGGTCACGTGCTCCACCACGATCACCGGCTCACCCTTGACCAGCCCCTCGATCTGAAAGCGCAGCGCCGCGACCGTTCCCTTGGCGATCCGCCCCACGGCGACGTCGAGGTCCTCGGGCGCGGGTTCCTGTTCCACGGAGTCCCGAATCTCGTCGACCTCGACGCCGAGGCCCGCCGCGAGCGCCCGGATGGCCGTGCCCCAGGCGATGCTGAGCACACCAGGCTGGAACAGCATCGGGAAGTCACCGATCTGATTGCCGAAGCCCATGACGTCGAACATCACCGTCGCACCGTCGTAGGTGGCGTAGTCGGCGATCTCCATGGTGCGGATCTGCTGGATGCTCTGGCACGTGCCGGCCAGCGCAAAGGGCACCAGGTCGGTCATGAAGCCGGGGTCGACGCCGGTGATGAACACACTCGAATCGCCTTGGCGTGCAGACGCCTCGACGCGTTCGATGTACTTGTCCGGGATGACCTGCCACGGGTACTGGAGGACCCCGGGAGCCGAGCCGACGACGTCGATACCCGCCTCGAGAAAACACCTGATGTCGGCCATGGCCGCGGGCAGGCGGACATCGCCCATGGCGCAGTACACGACGCAGTCGGGTTTGGCCGCCACGATGGCGTCGAGGTCGTTGACGGCGCGTACGCCGGTGGAGATCTCGAGGCCCGCGAGATCGCCCGCGTCCTTGCCCACCTTCGCCTCAGATGACACCCAGACGCCCGTCAGCTCGAAGCGGGAATCGGTCACCAATTGCCGTAACGCGAGGCTGCCACAATTGCCGGTGCCGATGAGTGCGACGCGGATCGCCATACGTTGCCTCCTCCTAGGGATGAAACGCAGTATGCGTGCTGAGCCACTGAATTGGAACAGGTTCTAGTCTCGATTCCGTACGGTAGCCTGACGCCCCATGGGACGGGTAGACGGAAAAGTCGTACTGATCAGCGGTGGCGCACGCGGTATGGGCGAGGCTCACGCCCGAATGCTGGTGGCCGAGGGAGCGAAGGTCGTCATTGGCGACATCCTCGATGAGCCGGGCCAGGCGCTGGCCGACGATCTCGGTGACGCCGCCCGCTATGTCCACCTCGACGTCACCGACGCCGAGCAGTGGGACGCCGCGGTCAAGGTTGCCGTCGACGCGTTCGGTGGTCTGACCGCGCTGGTCAACAACGCCGGAATCGTCGCGTTGGGCAAGATCGGCAAGTTCGACATGGCCAAGTGGCAGAACGTGATCGACGTCAACCTCACCGGCACGATGCTTGGCATGCAGGCCGTCGTCGAGCAGCTCAAGGCAGCTGGCCACGGCTCGATCATCAACGTGTCCTCGATTGAGGGCCTGCGTGGCGCGCCGATGGTGCATCCCTACGTGGCGTCCAAGTGGGCCGTGCGCGGCCTGAGCAAGTCCGCGGCGATCGAGCTCGGACCTGACAACATCCGGGTGAACTCGATCCACCCCGGCTTCATTCGGACGCCGATGACCAAGCACTTTCCCGACGATATGGTCACCGCGCCGCTGCGCCGCCCCGGGCGCTCAGAGGAGGTCGCCACGTTCGTGGTGTTCCTGGTCAGTGACGAGTCGTCGTTCTCCACCGGCGCCGAGTTCGTGATGGACGGCGGCCTCGTCACCGACGTACCGCACCGGGACCTCCTCTAGCGAAACCCGCTAACGCGCTGCCCCGACGGTGGTGATCGCATTCACCACCGTCGTCGGCGCGTCCAGCGCGACGAAGGTGCGTGCGCCCGGCACCTCGACCATCGTCACGTTCGGGAAGAGCGCCGCGAGCCGCCGGCCGAGCGCGGGTGTGAAGCTGCGGTCCGCTTGACCCCAGACCACGCTCACGGGCTTGTCGAACCGGTGCAGCCGGGTGGCGACGTCGGTGAGATCCGTTGCGCGGACGCCTCGTAACAGGGTGGCGAGGTTCTGCGCGATGCGACGGTCGGAGACGCACGGCCTGATCCAGGCCGCGGTGAGGTCGTCGTTGCGTTCCAGCAGCAGGCCATAGCCCAGCGGTGAGTGGCGCAGCGCCGGAATCCGCATGGGGCCGGCGAGCGCCTTGATCGACCGAGGCCCGCGCATCGTTGCGAAGACGACGTTGAACGGGAACGGCGGGAACTTGTCGAAGGCGTCGCAGTTGGTCAGGACCAGTCTTCCGATGCGGTCCGGGTGAGCGTCGATCAGCAACTGGCAGAGCCCGCCGCCGGTGTCGTTGCCAACTAGGGTGACGTCATCGAGGTTCAGCGCGACGATGAAATCGTGCACCAGTTCGGCCACCGCCACGGGAGTACGTAGTACGGGGTCATCGACCGGGACGGTGTGCGAGCCGAGCGGCAGGTCGGGCAGGACGCAGCGATATCCGTTGCGCGCCAAATCTTCTGCCACCCGGGTCCACAGCCGATGGTCGACGAGGATGCCGTGCACGAACACCACCGGAGGATG from Mycolicibacterium sp. YH-1 harbors:
- a CDS encoding alpha/beta fold hydrolase, yielding MSQVTVQGATIEYRVLGPSDSPHPPVVFVHGILVDHRLWTRVAEDLARNGYRCVLPDLPLGSHTVPVDDPVLRTPVAVAELVHDFIVALNLDDVTLVGNDTGGGLCQLLIDAHPDRIGRLVLTNCDAFDKFPPFPFNVVFATMRGPRSIKALAGPMRIPALRHSPLGYGLLLERNDDLTAAWIRPCVSDRRIAQNLATLLRGVRATDLTDVATRLHRFDKPVSVVWGQADRSFTPALGRRLAALFPNVTMVEVPGARTFVALDAPTTVVNAITTVGAAR
- a CDS encoding diacylglycerol kinase, which translates into the protein MAIRVALIGTGNCGSLALRQLVTDSRFELTGVWVSSEAKVGKDAGDLAGLEISTGVRAVNDLDAIVAAKPDCVVYCAMGDVRLPAAMADIRCFLEAGIDVVGSAPGVLQYPWQVIPDKYIERVEASARQGDSSVFITGVDPGFMTDLVPFALAGTCQSIQQIRTMEIADYATYDGATVMFDVMGFGNQIGDFPMLFQPGVLSIAWGTAIRALAAGLGVEVDEIRDSVEQEPAPEDLDVAVGRIAKGTVAALRFQIEGLVKGEPVIVVEHVTRLRGDLRPDWAQPAQEGGSYRVEIVGEPSYVVDVCPTSRNGDHNYAAILAAAGRIVNAIPDVIAAAPGIRTTLDLPLVTGRGVYSGA
- a CDS encoding glucose 1-dehydrogenase, with the translated sequence MGRVDGKVVLISGGARGMGEAHARMLVAEGAKVVIGDILDEPGQALADDLGDAARYVHLDVTDAEQWDAAVKVAVDAFGGLTALVNNAGIVALGKIGKFDMAKWQNVIDVNLTGTMLGMQAVVEQLKAAGHGSIINVSSIEGLRGAPMVHPYVASKWAVRGLSKSAAIELGPDNIRVNSIHPGFIRTPMTKHFPDDMVTAPLRRPGRSEEVATFVVFLVSDESSFSTGAEFVMDGGLVTDVPHRDLL
- a CDS encoding ATP-binding protein; amino-acid sequence: MPITDVADAERFERIGVIADARAATQTRRAFASWLGHFFDLDAARFNDLVLAVYEALANSAEFAYVGTDGAGTMDIQARYDPAKFKLVVTVSDHGAWRSTQSPRSLSRGRGLPLIAALSDHASIDTTDEGTRVHMEWSDVGLRAAS